From the genome of Mastacembelus armatus chromosome 5, fMasArm1.2, whole genome shotgun sequence:
ctgggagatgacaccatggctgacatctAAAACAGCCAAagagtaaaatgctctaaataactgaaaatggtgcccttgtgtaacagcattaggcagccagtcattcttaattaccaaacacagacagctgctattgttttgtgttgagctgttgctatggtgacctatgcccagagtgggggtgatggtggggggtggggagggtggtacagagtggtcaccatgtgaaacagcagtggacattagtcattcttaattaccaaccacagacagctgctatgttgctattgctttgtcagctgttgctatggtgacctatgcctagagtgggggtgagggtggggagtgggggggggggggggtggtactgagtggtcaccaagtgaaacagcagttgacatttggcagccagtcattcttaattactaaccacagacagatgctatgctgctaatgcattgtatatatttgctatggtcacctatgcccagagtgggggtgagggtgagggtggggagggggtggtattgagttatccccatgtgtaaaagcagtggacattatacagccagtcattcttaattaccaaccacagacagatgctatgctgctattgctttattttgagctgttgctatggtgacctatgcctagagtgggggtgagggtggggggggggggggtggtattgagttgtccccatgtgtaacagcatgtgacattatgcagccagtcattcttaattaccaaacatagacagctgctatgctgctattgcgcaatgagctgctttgtgttgagtagttgctatggtgatcaaaggccagagtgagagggggagtgacagcactttacacacgctgagtggagaaactgagaaaacttcaccttacaaactgggggattacagaaaaactataagtgctatcaatataattctttcactaacagtgccaggaggcttcaacaaagagactgatccactttttgtgaagatattccaaaaaatgaaggattggtggcgagttagaaacagccttcatttgtgtttctctccaaaaattgtagagatctttagaatgggagtgaatgagagattgagcagtcactctctgtctgttaggccaccttgtggaaaaaccataggtcctatgaaaatgagaacagcattgcctgaaagaagacaaaaatctctactacttttgagaaaatggtgtatgaagagtcaaaattgtggccgtgacggcgagttagagagaaaaattttccctaaacttaacagcttctcccactctagcgatgacatcacgcactctagctctctcccatacacaccaatgtaaaattcagaaatttccttaaaaaaccataaaacttaaactgcgattaaagaaaaaccgtaatagatatcaaaaagctgtatacaagacttatagattaataCCTTCTGACctgtttaaaggtcgaatggtgtttctagctgaaagtatgctgacacagttaaagctcaaagaggacaaagttgaaaggagattttaacgtactctccattcattcctatgggacaaaattccgacaaaacctggaatatttcggaaattatgaaagatatcgctgaaaaaagtagaagcacccatctcctcatcgagctgaacgcgacggtgtttgaatgacgtttctacgtcgaacggtgtaggactagatagcgaccgaaaaacggcggaataaaaataataaagagaaaaaacgaagaacatatcttgggattgctgctttgcacagcaatcccaacaataaagagaaaaaacgaagaacatatcttgggattgctgctttgcacagcaatcccaacaaaaataagaataataaagagaaaaaacgaagaacatatcttgggattgctgtgcaaagcagcaatcccaacaataataaagagaaaaaaacgaagaacatatcttgggattgccAATCCCATATCTTGGGATTGCCAACAataagtgggagagctcagctctcccactaataaagagcaaagataacataagtgtgagagctcagctctcccactaataaaatgaaagtgcaattgCGTAATTACTTCGAAGTCGAGTGGTTTAATGATGAGATTGGGATGCGttgtttctaagtgtctttttaatttgttgggtctcatgctgtctgctgccaacggtttaagacacacaacacacattggTCTCTCTTCtgcccccaccagccccactgtgaatccaagacccaggtaggcttcatcgtattttctttttggctggctttttgcttgatttaccttactgtctgtcgtgtttttgtctgctggcgTGGAGTCGCCTGCTCTTTTAGGGGTCCGTGTAACAAATTTATCCATTGTTatgcccactaatcattgcgtcgctacgtgaaggtttgcttattgttccgcTACAATTAAGTGCCGACGTTAAACATTTAATTCCCACACcatggttcctcttgtttccctctatttgtgttttttaatgacacgtttctttgtatgtggttgttttatttgcgTGTATGGTGTttgaaaattatgaattaggatatacacaaaattagactaatttactccCGTTCGCTGCGCCCCACCTGTCACGGCGTCAcgccccacagtttgagaatcactgaGCTAAGCTATCCTAAATAATTGTAAGTCATTATGAAAAATACTTTACTTTTATGTCCTAAAATGTGCTCAGACTTTTGTCAGAAAAGCCAGAGCATCAGTGGTTTGCTGACAATTCACCTCATGGTCttgcattatattattacagctttgtgaaaataaacaaaaagtaatTGTAGTGGCATCTGTCCCTCAGATTCTGCTGAAAAAAGGCACTTaccaagaggaaaaaaacactaagACCTGTGTAGAGTACAATCATGGAAGCAATAAAGTGAAGTGGATTTTGGCAGAGCCCTCTTGATCCTCTACAGAgaacaataaacagacagagCTTTGTCAAAAACCCTTTCTTTTATGGCCTTCACTATTCTCTTCACTACATCCATCCCTCATTAgcagatacacatacacacttcatTTCTTTACAGTGGTTTGCCAGTGCAATTTCCTCTGCAGATGGCTATTTTATTATTGCAGGTGGAGGTCAGGGGCATTATTTCCCCTACATGGGTGAGCAGTCTCTGTTGGTTCATTTTGCAACCTTTGCCAAAAAGTTGAATAATCTGTTGTTACTGCTGATAACAAGCTTTTTCTAAGATTGCTAAAGACTCAACTTGACAAACTACATTTGATGAGGAAACAAAATTTCCTCCAGAAACTTCCTtcactttataaataaaattacttgCTGTAGCATGAGATTGAGGTGCTATCACGATATAGAGAAAAATAACTTTCTCAGCAACAGCAGACCACACTTTCCAATCTTTGGAAACATCTCCCAAATATTTAGCCTCAGGAACATAAACTTTTTCAAATTCCTAAATTCGATGTAATTAAACCATGCCATTAGCcaaaatgaaatacatagaAACTTTGGTGACAAAACTTTGTAGCCAGAATGCACCCAGTTATAGtttctgtaaatatttacaacaCTGGTCTAAATTCCTAGGTGTAAGTATATAACATAAGTCACATGTTGGATAGCTTTTGGTTCTTGAAAAGAAACTCTTACCACCTTAACCCTGTGATGACTGGAACAATTAAACAACAATTAAATCCCCACCTATCATTAGTATAATTTGAACTTCCCTTAGCTTGTTAAAACTCCTTAAAGAAAACTTATTTTAAATGGCCTCAATGTCCTGAGGCAGCTGCAGCCTGGTGTATATTGTAGCACAGAAATCTTTAAAGTGAatgaattatattttctttctccattgAGCTTGACGGCTTGTAAAGAAAATGCTCTTTAATATGCATACCATGCATAACATATggatatattaaaaaaaaagggaccATGACACTGTTTAGCATTtcaaattgtaataaaaaaaaaaaacagtaataaattaaaagtgaaacaaagtgtgataaagcagcaaagaaaacaaccgGATCTCTTAGTAGACACTTTGCTGCTCTGTCCACATGTGGCTCTGAGGTGACTGAAGCCAGTGTCTTCAGAAATAATGAATTACACTTTCAGTTTGCTGGGCCACAGATTGTCAACTCCCTACCGATAAGTAGATCCTGTTCCATGGATAATTAAGCAAGTAATTATGGTGTTAAAAAACTAAAGTGTGCACTTAAAACCTGTTCACTCCAGATATGACCATGACAGGAGAAATAACTGGCTTTGTTCACCCTGAACTTCTAGAGTTCAATGAATCATACCAGAGAACAATCCGCAGCAGAAATTCATCCCATCTCAGAacacacgttcacacacacaaccacacaaaccaTGACCTGTAAACTGAATAGGTTTGCCAACTTGGCACCATTTTACCACCACCCACTGGTGACCTATTATGTGTCTAACTGCACACAAGCCAAAAACAGACATGTAGAGGCTCAGCACACTTTGCATTGGCCTGTCCACACGAGGGCATCAAATATATCAAGAgatcatgttattttaaaaggtGGTACAGTCTTCCAGCTGTATGAAAAACCACAGGACGGAGCTGACAGTGGATAATCCGAGACCTTCTTCAGACCTCGTCAGGCTTCACAGAGAACAATTGGGAAATCTACGTGGATGCACGGGTGATCCAGCTTTATAATTCCCTGGAAGGACACAGGAGTTTAAAGGGATTtagattaaaaacacagaaaaatggtGTGGGTGAGTAAAATCCtagttgttttatttcctcacCTGAGGTGTTAAGTTTTTGTGTATTCTCTTCAGCTTGGCCTTTTTCCGTCCATTTTTTGTCACAATTGTCTCTTCATAGAATTCATGTGCCAAATCCCCATCTTCATCAAAGAagagagagctgcagcagagagaaaaaagtaatTATCCATGTGTACAAAAGTCAgtaaaatatgcacaaaaaagCAGCATCAGTTCCATTAACTACACCATACTTcttgtcaaataaaacaaaaattggCTTAATGAAAAGATATCACATGATGAGAGAAATTCTGGTTTATGTTATGGTGTGTACTGGTTGATAGGTATGAATTGTTGTGCCAATATTATAAATTTATGGCTTCATGTTGCCCAATGCCAACAGCATTGGCTGAATGTATACACATAACTGCAAGTGGTTTTGATGCAAACATAGGTATGTCtatgattaaaatatattttaccaaATCAACAGACTGAGTCAAAAATCACTCCCTCATTCATGCTCCCTATAGAAGTCACTCTTTAGTTTACTCTATAATGAGCAgtaaaatgagattttaaacACTTACTGATCAGTCTCCTCGCTAACAGCTGCATTTCATTACAATATTACAAGCACAAAGTAGTGTATGCGCCAAGTGCACtagttttttatttcactgtcaaATTTTTGGAGGCACAATTTTATACAACCAGAATTTGAACACCAGGGGTAAAACCTATGAAGTTAAATATAGTGCACTATATAGTGAACAGGGAGTTACTCTGTACAAAGCCCATGCCGtacaatatttttaattatcaATTTTGGTCACATAGTCCCACTCTTAATACACACATTTAAGCTCAGTACATGTTTTTAGACGACTGGGTAGGATGTGTTAAGCATACACTATACAGAAGAAATGAGCAATGTCATCATATCAAAATGGAGCTACTTTGTTGAGAAACAATCTGGGAGTTCAACATTATCTCAAACTTATGAACTCCAAATGAATAACTGAACACAGTAAACTACAATGTCtgaacatacatacatatgggATATAATTAATGTGTATATTGGTGCTGCAAGCCAATATGATTCTTAAAGCATTCATTATATATGTTTGCTATAATACTTCAAAAGAAGTGTGCATTTACCTTCGCCTGGTAAACACAAAAGGTGTTGCACCTGGGAAACTTCGAACTCTCGCCAGTGACTGCTCATTGCCATCTTTGGTTGAATCGTCCACATTACCTGAGCCAGAAAAAGGCCAAAATCCTCTGGATTTGGAGCCACTACCACCCATCTTCAGCTGCAGGACATTATTTTCCTGGTTCACAGTACTACCAGGGCTGTTACAGTGATACTGTGCCAGATAAAATGTGACCTTGacaatgacacacaaaaaagaggagaaggtcATTTGAAGcaataaataacagtaaaggCTAAATGACTTCTACAAGTAGTTTCCCATTTTAGACAGACAATATGgaataaaacatcaaatttgGTACACATCCATTTGACCTCAGTTTTCTGTGAACAACCAAAGTGAAGCCATAGAAAGAGACaatagaaacagacaaacatgggCCATAGTATGCAACAGTATACCACATCTATAGCCACCACGAAAGATACTGTAAGTAGACTGCCTAACTAATTATATCTTGCTTATGCCTGACAtagaatacaaagaaaaaaaatagagaatAAAATCCAGGCTCATAGATCAGTATATAGCAGGCCAGTGACATGACGCTGCACATTATATTAACACAGGTCTGCTAGTGTTGAATACATGACTATCTCTATCTCTATCACTAATGCTAACCAGACTGGTTAAAATGGCATTTGACATTAAGAAAAGTcgaaaaaaacatttgtcagCTGCAGGTACAGCCCGGAGGACCCGGTATAATTAGGTGACCTAGACAGGGACAGTTTAACCTGGCTAGCCTGTCTTGACCGATAAGAAATGAAGAAACTGTCCCCCTTTTAATAAATACGGGAGCTGTTTTGTCACTTTCTATCCAAGCTGCTAACATTGCCACTAGCAAACGACAGTTAGCACTGTGTTGTTAGCATTAGCCGGGTCAACATGTTTCTCTtacaaaacaacattaacattactACCACTTCAAAAAGCTAACATTAACTACCTTAACAAGTAGCGTTTGTCACTTAGGCGGAGCTGCCACCTACCTAAATTGAGTTTTAGTGAGTTCTTAGAAAGGAAATTATCCTTGATGAACCTGTATTGGTGTCAAATCTCTAAACACTAACACAGATACGCTAGCTGTTTATGCTAACTACCGTCACATATTCTTATTCTGCTTTTCTAACTGCTGGAAAAGGACCATTAAGGTGAACTACCGCCACCACATGGACAGGAGGGTGACAGGGTCACTGCACAAGCAAAGGCAGCAACTACTACTAGAAAACTAGGGCTAAAAGTTATTATAAAATTACTGGCTGTCCCATTAACCATTTTTAAATAGTACAGGAAAATGAGGAGACCAAATGGTTTTAAGTATCTAGGGCTTTTTTTGGATTAGACCCCTTACTTTACATGTAAACCACATCGTGATGCTTGCAAAATATAATGATATTTTAGACAATAATGTGCTTCAAACTGCATAATACCAGCTTGCACAAAGAAGCATCCATAAAGAGTTTGGTCTTGAAAGAACTTGACTATAACCTACACCTTAACAACAAACAACACTGAAACTTTTTTACTGAATGAAAATTGCTGCTGCTAGGTTCATAAATGTTTGGAAAGTCTGTGTTATAACTACATGTAAATGACAACTGGAATTAGATGTTTAGTATTCACGTAGATTTGTAAGGTCCAGGAATCCATATCATTTAGGCCATAGACCTTTGACCACACAAATTTTGTCTCTAATGTCTAATTTAAACTCATTAACAGTGCCACCAATTGACCCAGGGTTTATTGTCATCAGTTTGTCACATTATTACATTCCAGATTGTAAATTCAATCCATTTCATGGGTTTGTTTAAAGTGCTcaaatttactgaaaaaaaaaaaaatctaaatgtcaCATAAAATGGCTAAAAGACAAACAAGGTAAATTACCAAAACCACTCAAATAAATGACCTGTAAGTAATATAGTAACTGTGATagactgtccagggtgtacccctgactTTCATCCAAAAGAGAGAtaggatgggctccagcagatccctgcgaccctggttaaggaataaatgggtatagataatggatggatggataatccAGTCaagcagcatgtttttttcttcatgaaAGAACAGCAATTAATGTAAT
Proteins encoded in this window:
- the tusc2b gene encoding tumor suppressor 2, mitochondrial calcium regulator b — translated: MGGSGSKSRGFWPFSGSGNVDDSTKDGNEQSLARVRSFPGATPFVFTRRSSLFFDEDGDLAHEFYEETIVTKNGRKKAKLKRIHKNLTPQGIIKLDHPCIHVDFPIVLCEA